A region of the Oceanihabitans sp. IOP_32 genome:
GTCTAAAGAATACATGCGTTGTTCGTGCACCAACGTTTCAAAATTTTTAGTCACCGCTCCCCCAACGCGTTGTGTTGGTGAATTGGCATCGAAAAATTCAGGATATTTGGCTTCTAGCGCTTGAAGTTCTTTGAGTTTTATATCGAAATCGTAATCGGATATTGTTGGCTTATCCAACACGTAATAATTATAATTGTGTTCACGTATGTCCTTACGTAGTTCTTCTATTTGTTGTTTTATATTCATGTTGTGCTAGTCGTTGTCTCGATAATTGTCGGGGAACTTAAAGTTTTGCCTGATTTAACTTAGTTTTTATAACGGGCTAAATTATTCAATTTAAACCTTTAATTCAACGTTCCTTTTATCATTCTATCTTTTTTAAAAATATCTTGTTTTAACTCTATGTTTTTAAACTGTTTATCTTTTAACAATCTTATCATATCGTTGCCTAAATATTCATTAATTTCAAAAAACAAGAGGCCTTCATCTTTCAACTTATGCCTTGCAAAATCTGAAATAACATTATAAAACAACAAGGGATCTTCATCTTTTACAAACAATGCCAAATGAGGTTCGTTATTCAACACATTGTTTTTCATCTGTATTTTCTCCTGTACTCTAATATAAGGCGGATTAGAAACGATGACGTCAAATTTAAAAGCTTCAATTCCCAAGTCGCCAAAGGTTTCTTCATCAAAACCCTCCTGTTCCATTTTTAAGATATCACCTTTAAAGAAATTCACTTCTACATTATTCAAAACCGCATTTTGCTTGGCCACTTTTAAGGCGTTTTCACTAATATCTAAAGCGTATATTTTAGCATTTGGTAAGTTTTTAGCTAATGCTATCGCTATACAACCACTACCTGTCCCGATATCTAAAATTTTTATTTCGGTATTTTTATTTTTATAAACTTTTATTACCCATTCTACCAATTCTTCGGTTTCTGGCCGGGGTATTAAAACGTTTTTATTCACTTTAAAGTTTAGACCATAAAATTCAGTTTCTCCAATGATATACTGAATGGGCTGCTCTTGTTTTAATGCTTCTAATGCTTTAAAAATCTCGTCTTGATTTTTAATTTCCAAACTGGGTGTTGTAGCCAATTCTATTCTTGAAACTTGATAATAGAAATCTATCAAT
Encoded here:
- the prmC gene encoding peptide chain release factor N(5)-glutamine methyltransferase → MKLKDIQKTFHDELDTTYGQEEVDSFFFILIDFYYQVSRIELATTPSLEIKNQDEIFKALEALKQEQPIQYIIGETEFYGLNFKVNKNVLIPRPETEELVEWVIKVYKNKNTEIKILDIGTGSGCIAIALAKNLPNAKIYALDISENALKVAKQNAVLNNVEVNFFKGDILKMEQEGFDEETFGDLGIEAFKFDVIVSNPPYIRVQEKIQMKNNVLNNEPHLALFVKDEDPLLFYNVISDFARHKLKDEGLLFFEINEYLGNDMIRLLKDKQFKNIELKQDIFKKDRMIKGTLN